A DNA window from Nycticebus coucang isolate mNycCou1 chromosome 1, mNycCou1.pri, whole genome shotgun sequence contains the following coding sequences:
- the SMIM43 gene encoding small integral membrane protein 43 codes for MEWELNLLLYLALFFFLLFLLFLLLFVVIKQLKNSVASTAGALQPGRLSLHREPWGFSREQAV; via the coding sequence ATGGAGTGGGAACTCAACCTGCTGCTCTACCTGGCGCTGttcttcttcctgctcttcctacttttcctcctcctcttcgtGGTCATCAAGCAGCTGAAGAACTCTGTGGCCAGCACGGCCGGGGCGCTCCAGCCCGGGCGCCTCTCTCTGCACCGCGAGCCTTGGGGCTTCTCCCGCGAGCAGGCGGTGTGA